The Saccharomycodes ludwigii strain NBRC 1722 chromosome II, whole genome shotgun sequence genome window below encodes:
- the DOP1 gene encoding Dop1p (similar to Saccharomyces cerevisiae YDR141C | DOP1 | homolog of A. nidulans DOPey) codes for MSLPLLPIVTDKNNTTSKNNLDHKEKQFRSSVEKALQQFDYVDDWADYISRLGKLLKALTSWTPKFANVRYYVPHPYHVARRLSSSLSPDLPSGVHSKTLEVYTIIFSKIGLDTLNQQCNIWVPGILPLMNYASISIKPQLIDLYENYLLNLSSSTLEILAKPMIASLLPGIDDESSEFQPMILNLLETLKTNLNNDNLFWQSFFLIMIQSKEHRLGGLVWLTKQMPSLNAVPHLVNKSIADGADNKAPIKVSSREAMEKYALSLLLPTAAPLVTLEAGLLIRCFTNCLHDDDGILIQRGILDLLLQRLHLDSPIFIYIASENDKSLMIMSLCELLLKKDMSLNRRIWSWFLKSNTATGVTNTVNTNDTGDVNAISPQQLYFETNGLNTLLQGLENLAENGNLIKALKITQSLMDRWEMGCLVTDKMFLKLMKCVIANRDDQKVVTCASQFFDNVDTFIIWGNVSKTLIFGQSSVSEFNNLRDTPTPDYLVLEFILENFHIDNDQEIIIRHLPLILLLLLHISPKNYKLCDSLVRIIPERAFLPIQHSKITKIPSIKEIVAQIVHYYGIGEQGEDANKTSSTTSDIFLPYSPEDLSKIIIMSIYDLLLEAFKTPDNNLNKISTIFVQLYAKIPELSSSDLVIDADILATKIMELKPSVETGAPFVFGIIDLFIHCLLSKLDKISISKNLRVIIKYLWTYLINQNRQLEAMNHLRTLIRNIDRQYLESSLSAVFIEEAQIYNRLTVLTCLWNLVDESSAMGVVSKPLELVLDELFDKQSSNYLPVSKWVVNVLSVSKSSNQLLEYLTTCLLSFQFINKKSFYQFDDIEIFTYYTQTLINVLTTDEVVGLNVLNTEATSQRCIELFGITKTLDLSTYKNIIVEIFLNFLDVKSNSNSKSVRTVLSFFKLVLNGTEYNFKNIVTKFLDLSSEYIMSSSSNMEEELITVSLLDILSNVLALSHSKNIELDIFDNSDAHLKYVDFLVTSISFINSPSIISSYVKLLTESILYFQKGVFNIILPLATAMIQGAKTLFDKEYFSKNEYSNYEQFACILDGIEELIQVSHSYLAAEENSNLLSIRSSDFLQNVVSNVFSSDKGTEDEAKKLLIRRQVVLQSFDTIVKYCYNIWNSTVDTTTLATKVDDDPFAESKYHQACKYKYKSRKLMENLFNLEPIEVLVCLIEENNNDSSIFKVVHALDGNRPMLTLPHLFKMIVFRCNPTSNYLDEHSKTIISSTNISFKLVNIIEFVLKYIATLEYSAIEDFYKEFLSFIKDVVNNSHFYDMISIKILQIIALVCEKIKHSKFGIDKKVRKEYSDLFNKYILSVETEPRIIKNRKTFEALKFVVQRMEYIVCDENSSDKFNATLSALIATYVTPFFKNPTELPSYIVEFLVVLAPYAAKIKSWKLLLTDLFMNNKMFFTFSRENSKCWQKIIFEWSQYSENKTKIIDELLVTVSTSSANPFNSWSKSEVGSKGRAYFKMCYLLLISPQDQYMLKFLDLVSEVERCCLSDNIEPIVKSMGFLLLRCIFLKFQPMHFLNSWSTITFILQSNFQKIYDQGVKNNDKDLQLFFQMCKTLDTLLVLNNEEFNSTQEWIFVIDTINCIYKTEPFVALMDTLAEKLDCDDKEKEDKINSNENSIEYNENKVPMLVGIHKIASFSDLNKFCSKISCATYKSLYGSIDKVEEEEIIQDSINDLFEYCDL; via the coding sequence ATGTCATTACCCTTATTGCCTATAGTaactgataaaaataatactactagtaaaaataatttagatcacaaagaaaaacaattcaGATCTAGCGTAGAAAAGGCTTTGCAACAATTTGATTATGTTGATGATTGGGCAGATTATATTTCTAGATTGGGTAAGTTGTTAAAAGCTTTAACGAGCTGGACACCAAAATTTGCAAATGTTAGGTATTATGTTCCTCACCCATATCATGTTGCCAGGAGACTATCTTCCTCTCTATCTCCAGATTTACCCTCAGGTGTTCATTCCAAAACATTAGAAGTTTacactattattttttcgaAAATAGGCCTGGACACTTTGAACCAACAATGTAATATTTGGGTGCCAGGGATCCTACCTCTAATGAATTATGCATCCATCTCTATTAAACCTCAATTAATTGATTTGTATGAAAATTACTTACTAAATTTAAGTTCTTCAACGCTTGAGATTTTAGCAAAGCCAATGATTGCCAGCTTATTACCTGGTATAGATGATGAAAGTAGTGAATTTCAACCAATGATTCTCAATTTGTTAGAAACTTTAAAGACTAATTTAAATAAcgataatttattttggcaaagtttttttcttatcatGATTCAAAGTAAGGAACACAGGTTAGGCGGTTTGGTGTGGCTAACAAAACAAATGCCATCTTTAAATGCGGTTCCCCATTTGGTTAATAAAAGCATTGCTGATGGTGCAGATAATAAAGCACCAATCAAAGTTTCTTCTAGGGAGGCAATGGAAAAATACGCATTAAGTTTGCTTCTCCCCACTGCAGCTCCTTTGGTTACATTAGAGGCTGGTTTATTAATTAGATGCTTTACTAATTGTTTACACGATGATGATGGAATATTAATTCAAAGAGGGATACTAGATTTATTGTTGCAAAGATTGCATTTGGATTCTCcgatatttatttatatcgCTTctgaaaatgataaaagcCTTATGATTATGAGTTTATGTgaattattgttaaaaaaagatatgtCATTGAACAGAAGAATATGGAGCTGGTTTTTAAAGTCTAACACTGCTACAGGTGTAACAAACACTGTAAATACCAATGACACTGGAGATGTCAATGCAATTTCTCCTCAACAGCTATATTTCGAAACAAATGGATTGAATACTTTACTTCAAGGTCTAGAAAATCTTGCCGAAAATGGAAATCTAATTAAAGCCTTGAAGATCACGCAAAGTTTAATGGATAGGTGGGAAATGGGATGCTTGGTTACTgataaaatgtttttaaaattgatgAAATGCGTTATTGCAAATAGGGATGACCAAAAGGTTGTCACTTGCGCCTCTCAATTTTTCGATAATGTAgatacttttattatatggGGTAATGTTTCAAAAACCTTGATTTTTGGACAAAGTTCTGTATCCGagtttaataatttacGGGATACACCAACTCCTGATTATTTGGTATTAGAGTTTATCTTGGAAAATTTCCATATCGATAATGACCaagaaataattataagACATTTGCCGTTGATATTACTACTTTTATTGCATATTAGcccaaaaaattacaaattatGCGACTCTTTAGTGAGGATTATCCCAGAAAGAGCATTCTTACCCATCCAGCATTCTAAAATAACTAAAATCCCATctattaaagaaattgtCGCACAAATAGTTCATTATTATGGCATAGGAGAACAAGGAGAAGATGCTAATAAGACCAGTTCCACTACAtcagatatttttttaccgTATAGCCCAGAGGATTTAAGCAAGATCATTATTATGTCAATTTATGACCTATTACTCGAAGCTTTTAAAACACCagataataatttgaataaaatttcCACTATTTTTGTCCAATTATATGCGAAAATTCCTGAACTGAGTTCTTCTGATTTGGTGATTGATGCTGATATTTTGGCAACTAAAATTATGGAACTCAAACCATCTGTAGAAACTGGAGCTCCATTTGTGTTTGGTataattgatttatttattcactGCCTTTTGTCAAAATTGGATAAAATTTCCATATCTAAAAATTTACGagttataataaaatatttatggACATATCTAATTAATCAAAATAGACAGTTGGAGGCTATGAACCATTTAAGAACGTTGATTAGAAACATAGACAGACAATATTTGGAAAGTTCTTTGTCTGCTGTTTTTATTGAAGAAGCTCAAATCTATAATAGATTGACCGTTCTAACATGTTTATGGAATTTGGTCGATGAAAGCTCTGCTATGGGTGTTGTTTCGAAACCGTTAGAGTTAGTTTTGGATGAGCTATTTGATAAACAATCTTCAAATTATTTGCCAGTGTCAAAGTGGGTTGTTAATGTATTATCGGTATCTAAATCAAGTAATCAGTTATTAGAATATTTAACAACCTGTCTATTGAGTTTTCAGTTTATCAATAAGAAATCATTTTATCAATTTGATGATATTGAGATTTTCACTTATTACACTCAAACTTTAATTAATGTGTTGACAACCGATGAGGTTGTTGgtttaaatgttttaaatacaGAAGCCACCTCACAAAGATGTATTGAACTATTTGGAATCACCAAGACTTTAGATTTGTCTACCTAcaagaatattattgttgagATATTTTTGAACTTTTTGGATGTCAAATCCAACTCAAATTCTAAAAGCGTAAGAACtgttttaagttttttCAAACTGGTTTTGAATGGAACAGAATacaactttaaaaatatcgtAACTAAATTTTTGGATCTATCGTCCGAATATATTATGTCCTCCTCATCCAACATGGAGGAAGAATTAATTACTGTATCCTTGTTGGATATCTTATCGAACGTTTTGGCGTTGTCACATTCAAAGAATATTGAATTGGATATTTTTGACAATTCAGATGCGCATTTGAAATATGTTGATTTTTTGGTTACTTCCATATCCTTTATTAATTCACCATCAATAATATCCTCGTACGTCAAATTGTTAACCGAaagtattttatattttcaaaagggtgttttcaatattattttacctCTGGCAACTGCTATGATCCAAGGCGCTAAAACGTTATTTGACAAAGAATATTTTTCGAAAAATGAATACAGCAACTATGAACAGTTTGCATGTATCCTGGATGGCATCGAGGAGTTGATCCAAGTTTCACATAGCTATCTAGCTGCAGAAGAAAATAGCAATTTGTTAAGTATTCGCAGCAGTGATTTTTTGCAAAACGTTGTAtcaaatgttttttcttctgACAAAGGCACCGAGGATGAAgctaaaaaattactaatTCGTAGACAAGTTGTTTTGCAGTCTTTTGACACAATTGTTAAATattgttataatatttggaATAGTACGGTGGATACGACTACCCTTGCCACTAAAGTTGATGATGATCCATTTGCAGAATCAAAATATCATCAGGCCTGCAAGTATAAGTATAAGAGCAGAAAATTAATGGAAAATTTGTTCAATTTGGAGCCCATTGAAGTTTTAGTTTGTTTgattgaagaaaataacaatgattCTTCCATTTTTAAAGTGGTCCACGCTTTAGATGGCAACAGACCAATGTTAACCCTACCACATTTGTTCAAAATGATTGTTTTCAGATGTAATCCGACGTCCAACTATTTAGATGAGCATAGCAAAACGATTATTTCATCTACGAATATTTCGTTTAAACTTGTTAATATAATtgaatttgttttaaaatatatcgCCACCTTGGAATATTCTGCCATTGAAGATTTTTATAAAGAgtttttgtcttttattaaagatgTTGTTAACAATAGCCATTTCTACGACATGATTTCGATTAAGATTTTGCAAATTATTGCACTAGTATGTGAAAAAATCAAGCATTCTAAGTTTGGTATTGACAAAAAAGTTCGAAAAGAATATtctgatttatttaataagtATATTTTATCTGTGGAAACTGAACCTcgtattattaaaaacagaaaaactTTTGAGGCCCTAAAATTTGTTGTCCAAAGGATGGAATATATTGTTTGTGATGAGAATTCATCAGACAAATTTAACGCCACACTATCTGCCTTAATAGCTACCTATGTTACTccctttttcaaaaacccTACGGAGTTACCCTCGTATATAGTAGAATTTCTGGTAGTTTTGGCACCATATGCCGCTAAGATCAAAAGCtggaaattattattaaccgACTTATTTATGAAcaataaaatgtttttcaCTTTTAGTAGAGAGAACAGCAAATGCTggcaaaaaattatttttgaatgGTCGCAATACTCTGAAAATAAGACCAAAATAATTGATGAATTGTTAGTCACGGTATCGACATCATCTGCCAATCCATTCAATTCTTGGTCGAAATCAGAGGTTGGTTCAAAAGGTCGTGcttattttaaaatgtgTTATTTACTATTAATTTCGCCACAGGATCAATACATGCTAAAATTCTTGGATCTGGTTAGTGAAGTTGAAAGATGTTGTTTGAGTGATAATATTGAGCCTATAGTTAAGTCCATGGGATTTCTTTTGTTAagatgtatttttttaaagtttcaaCCGATGCATTTTCTAAACAGTTGGAGTACAatcacttttattttacaaagtaacttccaaaaaatatacgATCAGggtgttaaaaataatgataaagatttgcaattatttttccaaatgTGCAAAACCTTAGATACTTTGTTGGTTTTAAACAATGAAGAATTTAATTCCACTCAAGAATGGATATTTGTTATCGATACAATAAACTGTATTTATAAAACTGAACCATTCGTAGCATTAATGGACACTTTGGCTGAAAAACTAGACTGTGACgacaaagaaaaggaagacAAGATAAACAGCAATGAAAATTCGATTGAATATAACGAAAATAAAGTTCCTATGTTAGTTGGAATCCACAAAATCGCTAGTTTTTCCGATCTAAATAAGTTCTGTTCAAAAATAAGCTGTGCTACATATAAATCTTTGTATGGATCTATTGATAAagtagaagaagaagagatTATTCAAGATTCGattaatgatttatttgaatACTGTGATTTGTAA
- the SRN2 gene encoding ESCRT-I subunit protein SRN2 (similar to Saccharomyces cerevisiae YLR119W | SRN2 | Suppressor of Rna mutations Number 2) — protein sequence MTNQLSTSPKLPPRIPLNLSSCTATNNSYDTTTETPVSSTFSNNNSNTIKGPISLEGNDSDNNKTWPLPPNINLLSITQLLNLTQNTERLGQYIHELLDPEINKKAQFELRLCQDKLKELMKKFEEIFENQTKVDIQYKEYKENYNQLLKLRNEVVSLFNENLSKKALIKRYQSEIQALSDLSNNNNTEIVEMQFLLTNEKVLNEYISARTDYHIESQKLQLWQSQKP from the coding sequence ATGACTAATCAATTATCAACATCTCCTAAATTACCTCCCAGAATACCACTTAATTTGAGTAGTTGTACCgctactaataatagttaTGATACAACAACTGAAACACCTGTATCTTCAACctttagtaataataacagtaatacAATAAAGGGACCTATAAGCTTAGAGGGAAATGATTcggataataataaaacctGGCCATTACCAcctaatattaatttattatctatAACCCAGTTACTGAATCTTACTCAAAACACGGAAAGGTTAGGCCAATACATACATGAATTGCTTGATCCcgaaataaacaaaaaagcgCAATTTGAACTACGGTTGTGCCAAgacaaattaaaagaattaatgAAGAAATTTGAAGAAATCTTTGAAAATCAAACCAAGGTAGATATTCAGTATAAGGAGTACAAGGAGAATTACAATCAATTATTAAAGCTAAGGAACGAGGTGGTTTCATTATTCAATGAAAATTTAAGTAAGAAGgctttaataaaaagatatcAAAGTGAAATACAAGCTTTGTCGGATTTAtcaaacaacaacaatactgAAATAGTGGAAATGCAATTTTTATTGACTAATGAGAAGGTATtaaatgaatatatttCGGCACGGACAGATTATCACATAGAATCCCAAAAATTACAACTCTGGCAATCTCAAAAAccataa
- the PEX7 gene encoding Pex7p (similar to Saccharomyces cerevisiae YDR142C | PEX7 | PEroXin): protein MLAYHMQNFSGYSVQYSPFFDNKLAVASGANYGLVGNGKLFILTIQPSGQIVPSNAFLTRDGLFDLSWNELNENQVLVAQGDGTLRLFDINLQKYPVAIFQEHKREVYSCNWNLVNKQNFVSSSWDGTCKIWSPVRKQSLLTWQPVPNTAKTNTNRSCVYQVEFSPHDPNLILSCSGTSHISLKDLRQPGNHVLSFIGHHGMESLTVDFNKYRPHIFCSGGADKLIRIWDMRSIKKNPRFQPMSINELTGHELAIKKVSWSPHLDDVLLSVSYDMTCRVWNDIRAHNIAVTNAVDPNGGCRKLFNKHTEFVTGCDWSLWGSPGFVSTTGWDGNVFIWNALR, encoded by the coding sequence ATGTTGGCTTATCACATGCAAAATTTCAGCGGATACTCCGTTCAATATTCGCCCTTTTTCGATAATAAATTAGCTGTAGCATCTGGTGCAAACTATGGACTAGTTGGTAATGGTAaactatttatattaacTATTCAACCCTCAGGTCAAATTGTTCCATCAAATGCTTTCTTAACAAGAGACGGACTATTTGATTTAAGTTGGAACGAATTAAACGAAAATCAAGTGCTAGTGGCACAAGGGGATGGTACCTTAAGATTATTTGATATAAACTTGCAGAAATATCCTGTCGCAATTTTTCAAGAACATAAAAGGGAAGTTTATAGCTGTAACTGGAACTTAGTGAATAAACAGAATTTTGTAAGCTCTTCATGGGATGGTACCTGTAAAATATGGAGTCCGGTAAGAAAACAAAGCTTACTAACATGGCAACCAGTGCCTAACACCGCAAAAACAAACACAAATAGATCTTGTGTCTATCAAGTGGAGTTTTCACCACATGAtccaaatttaattttgtcGTGCTCAGGCACCTCTCATATATCGTTGAAAGATTTACGTCAACCAGGTAATCATGTACTGAGTTTCATAGGCCATCATGGAATGGAGAGCTTAACtgttgattttaataaatatagaccacatattttttgttctgGTGGTGCAGACAAATTGATTCGGATATGGGACATGAGAAGTATAAAGAAGAATCCAAGATTTCAGCCAATGAGTATTAATGAATTAACTGGACATGAATTAgccattaaaaaagttagcTGGTCCCCACATTTGGATGATGTTCTATTAAGTGTTTCTTATGATATGACCTGTAGGGTATGGAATGATATCAGAGCTCACAATATAGCAGTTACAAACGCTGTAGACCCAAATGGTGGATGTAGAaaacttttcaataaaCATACAGAATTTGTGACTGGTTGCGATTGGAGTTTATGGGGTAGTCCTGGATTTGTATCAACAACAGGCTGGGATGGTAATGTCTTCATATGGAATGCTTTacgttaa